One window from the genome of Gimesia aquarii encodes:
- a CDS encoding COR domain-containing protein encodes MAENGDLSSVLPDEAISGSDAEAILAAYRRFHGSEAHRLQPLREARLLVLGNEAVGKTSLVSYLVDNEFRNPAEEKTPGARLREKIEVQAWADSSPAPLECDVKLNVWDFGGQDIYHRTHRFFLSARSLYLIVLEARREDDRSYVDWLRTIQSRAGDAPTIIVINKSDGAHRNTLQLDKSGLCREFPGIVDIVRTSCEETEVDAPAMIQTLRELIVHTLEKDERLKHVREPVAPEWLAVKERLTMMASEQPVLQFNRFEALCEEQEITNVAEQRGLLRTLHHLGTVVAHGLDNEDTPLGIRNVELLDPNWLTTAIYSVMTDCSDRAEMVERPAEFTRQDLRRILDQERYSPERDSYEYILDMMQHDDIQLIYELPGKKGCYLLPAALPKNRPELNDWPGDGLLFRYRYEFLPPGLLSQFIVQAHEHVTATRWRTGVVLEVRECRVLVEAKIDDDIVDIQVQGRANRRRDALNVTAEYLEIVHRRFGELGAEACVPLPEQPQLDESYDHLLILEGDEQDGPNHEYRPRGAKRKFTVSELLNGVRLSIRARSDIHITNKFYGGDDMSETYNTSIGDGNKDVSITQGKGINRVTADKIEGSFNQAAQSDASDEVKTLLRELAGEVANIAAEQAPEDADATADALETLTKEATRLSPRKDWWDLSVKGIQDAAKAVGTVGATAVVIAEKLGGLLFD; translated from the coding sequence TTGGCAGAAAACGGCGACCTCAGTTCCGTGCTGCCGGACGAGGCGATTTCGGGTTCGGACGCAGAAGCAATACTAGCTGCCTATCGGCGGTTTCACGGAAGTGAGGCACATCGACTCCAGCCCTTGCGCGAAGCGAGGTTGCTCGTGCTGGGCAACGAGGCCGTTGGGAAGACATCACTGGTTAGTTACCTCGTCGATAACGAATTTAGAAATCCGGCTGAAGAGAAAACGCCAGGGGCACGGCTACGGGAAAAGATTGAAGTTCAGGCCTGGGCGGACTCTTCGCCAGCACCGCTTGAATGCGACGTAAAATTGAATGTTTGGGATTTTGGCGGGCAGGACATCTATCATCGTACTCATCGGTTTTTTCTATCAGCCCGCAGCCTGTACCTGATAGTGCTGGAAGCGCGACGAGAAGACGACCGCTCGTACGTAGACTGGCTGCGCACGATTCAGAGCCGGGCAGGTGACGCGCCGACGATCATTGTGATCAACAAGTCGGACGGTGCACACCGTAACACCTTGCAACTTGACAAATCCGGCTTGTGCCGAGAGTTCCCCGGTATTGTGGATATCGTCCGTACTTCGTGTGAGGAAACTGAGGTGGACGCGCCAGCGATGATCCAAACGCTCCGCGAACTTATTGTACATACTCTCGAAAAAGACGAGCGTCTGAAGCACGTGCGCGAACCTGTGGCACCAGAGTGGCTGGCCGTCAAAGAACGGCTGACCATGATGGCCAGCGAGCAGCCGGTGCTGCAATTCAACAGGTTTGAGGCGCTATGCGAAGAGCAGGAAATCACCAACGTCGCAGAACAACGCGGACTGCTCAGGACACTCCACCACCTAGGGACGGTCGTAGCTCACGGGCTGGACAATGAGGACACGCCGCTCGGCATTCGTAACGTGGAACTGCTTGACCCCAACTGGCTCACGACAGCAATCTATTCGGTGATGACTGATTGCAGCGATCGCGCGGAGATGGTTGAACGTCCTGCCGAATTTACTCGGCAGGATCTCCGTCGCATTCTCGACCAAGAGCGATATTCACCGGAGCGAGACAGCTACGAGTACATCCTAGATATGATGCAGCACGACGATATCCAGTTGATCTACGAACTGCCAGGGAAGAAGGGCTGCTATCTTTTGCCGGCCGCACTGCCAAAAAACCGTCCTGAGCTCAACGACTGGCCCGGAGACGGGCTGCTGTTTCGGTATCGGTATGAGTTCCTGCCACCAGGCCTGTTGTCTCAATTCATCGTGCAGGCACACGAGCATGTTACGGCAACGCGATGGCGAACTGGAGTCGTGCTTGAGGTCCGAGAGTGTCGAGTGCTGGTCGAGGCGAAGATCGACGATGACATAGTGGACATTCAGGTTCAGGGCCGGGCCAATCGACGCCGTGACGCACTCAACGTCACTGCTGAATATCTCGAAATAGTGCATCGACGTTTCGGCGAACTAGGTGCGGAGGCGTGCGTTCCACTTCCGGAACAGCCACAGCTAGACGAGAGCTACGATCACTTGCTGATTCTCGAAGGGGATGAGCAAGATGGCCCCAATCATGAATACAGACCGCGCGGCGCTAAGCGGAAGTTCACGGTCTCCGAGTTGCTCAACGGAGTCCGTCTGAGTATCAGAGCACGCAGCGACATCCACATCACCAACAAGTTCTACGGGGGAGACGACATGTCAGAAACATACAACACTAGTATTGGAGATGGAAACAAAGACGTTTCCATCACCCAGGGAAAAGGCATAAATCGCGTTACTGCCGACAAGATCGAAGGCAGCTTCAATCAGGCGGCACAGTCAGACGCCTCAGACGAGGTTAAGACACTGCTCCGGGAACTTGCCGGAGAAGTTGCGAACATCGCAGCTGAGCAGGCGCCGGAGGATGCTGATGCAACGGCAGATGCCCTGGAGACGCTGACGAAGGAAGCCACTCGCCTATCCCCGCGTAAAGACTGGTGGGACCTGAGCGTCAAGGGAATCCAAGACGCGGCTAAGGCTGTTGGCACCGTGGGCGCTACGGCGGTAGTGATTGCCGAGAAGCTTGGCGGGTTGCTGTTTGATTAA
- a CDS encoding tetratricopeptide repeat protein: protein MSPKQLFYSYSHKDEDLREELEEHLSLLRNEKIISEWHDRRIIAGGEWADEIDQNLENAEIILLLISSSFNASNYCYKKEMKRALELHNSRQAVVIPVILRDCDWHSAPYGKLQALPKDGKAITGSGWHSTDKAFKDVARGIREAAQTITTVKTKIFDVPFKENPVFTGRKKELNELRKRLTSGGRTALTQAIRGLGGIGKTQIAARYAYKYQTEYEFVFWVQLTDEEKREQTDPLLLLLNSYVGYCEKLSIPFDETEAETAIPAFKNWLEQHHNWLLIFDNADQPNSLERFLPLQSQGHILLTSRASVFDKLQILEPIEVDKLPLDQATAFLIKRVARELNDSEQTFARKLAKELDRLPLALEQAGAYLHNKKASTFENYLRRYSESKLTLLEKQGPIFGKYSESVETTWLINFQEIEEKEELQASADVLRFCAFLAPDSIPVELITQGAHYLSESIQHFFEETGNDVSDLLQPLFNYSLIQMVPGKNEFSIHRLVQEVMKSRIDSQDEQSIWQERVVNCVNEIYPWPEHGNWQVCRSLAPQGMVANDYIKQSRIESENSGSLSCKQANLFSHVGEYKEAEPLYLQAIEISRTVLGENHPEFATSLNNLADLYRSQGRYEEAETLHQQAMEIRRTVLGENHPSFASSLNNLAVLYANQGRYEEAETLYRQAMEIRRTVLGENHPFFATSLNNLAHLYQSQGRYEEAEPLHQQDMEISRTVLGENHPEFATSLNNLAHLYQSQGRYEEAETLYRQAMEIRRTVLGENHPEFATSLNNLAGLYVNQGRYEEAETLYRQAIEILKSTVGLDNPNTKTVRENYQICIEAKEGNN, encoded by the coding sequence ATGTCACCAAAGCAGCTTTTTTACTCGTACTCTCATAAGGACGAAGATCTGCGCGAAGAATTGGAAGAACACTTGAGCCTCTTGAGGAATGAAAAAATAATTAGCGAATGGCATGACCGGAGGATTATCGCTGGAGGGGAATGGGCTGATGAAATTGATCAGAATTTGGAGAATGCAGAGATCATACTGCTACTGATCAGTTCCAGCTTTAATGCTTCCAATTACTGCTACAAAAAAGAAATGAAACGTGCGTTGGAGTTGCACAACTCAAGACAAGCTGTTGTCATCCCCGTCATCCTGAGAGACTGCGATTGGCATTCTGCTCCCTATGGAAAGCTTCAGGCACTACCCAAAGATGGTAAGGCAATTACAGGTTCTGGCTGGCACAGCACCGACAAAGCATTTAAAGATGTCGCCAGAGGAATTCGTGAAGCTGCTCAAACAATAACGACAGTAAAAACTAAGATCTTTGATGTTCCCTTCAAAGAAAACCCTGTCTTTACCGGCCGTAAGAAAGAACTGAACGAACTTCGCAAGCGCCTTACATCAGGTGGTCGAACCGCTCTAACTCAGGCAATCCGAGGTTTGGGGGGCATTGGCAAAACACAAATTGCCGCCCGATATGCTTATAAATATCAAACAGAATATGAATTTGTATTCTGGGTCCAGTTGACCGATGAGGAAAAAAGGGAACAGACTGATCCCTTACTTCTGCTGTTAAATAGCTATGTCGGTTATTGTGAAAAATTAAGTATCCCCTTCGATGAAACCGAAGCTGAGACGGCGATACCAGCTTTTAAGAATTGGCTGGAACAGCATCATAACTGGTTGCTGATTTTTGATAACGCAGATCAACCGAACTCCTTAGAAAGATTCTTACCACTCCAAAGTCAGGGGCATATTCTATTGACCTCACGCGCAAGTGTGTTCGACAAATTGCAAATCCTAGAACCAATCGAAGTCGACAAACTACCTTTGGATCAAGCGACCGCTTTCTTAATCAAACGAGTGGCACGTGAGTTGAATGATTCGGAACAGACATTCGCACGAAAATTGGCGAAAGAGCTCGATCGATTGCCATTGGCCTTAGAGCAAGCCGGTGCCTACCTTCATAATAAGAAAGCCTCTACTTTCGAAAACTATCTGCGTCGCTATAGCGAGTCAAAATTGACGCTTTTAGAAAAACAAGGACCAATTTTCGGCAAGTATTCAGAATCCGTGGAAACCACCTGGTTGATCAATTTTCAGGAAATAGAAGAAAAGGAAGAATTACAGGCTTCCGCTGATGTACTTCGTTTTTGTGCTTTCCTTGCCCCTGATTCCATACCCGTAGAATTAATCACACAAGGGGCACACTATCTGAGCGAATCCATTCAGCATTTTTTTGAAGAGACTGGCAATGACGTGTCGGATCTACTTCAGCCATTGTTTAACTATTCCCTGATTCAGATGGTGCCTGGGAAGAATGAATTTAGTATTCACCGTTTAGTTCAGGAAGTGATGAAGTCAAGGATCGACTCACAAGATGAGCAATCGATCTGGCAGGAACGCGTAGTGAACTGTGTCAATGAAATCTATCCCTGGCCTGAGCATGGTAATTGGCAAGTTTGCCGAAGTCTTGCACCACAAGGAATGGTTGCCAACGATTACATCAAACAGTCAAGGATTGAATCAGAAAACAGTGGATCATTGTCATGTAAACAAGCCAATTTATTCTCTCATGTCGGTGAATATAAAGAGGCAGAACCACTCTATTTGCAGGCAATTGAAATTAGTCGTACGGTCCTAGGGGAAAACCATCCGGAATTCGCGACCAGCCTCAACAATCTGGCTGATTTGTATAGAAGCCAGGGGCGTTACGAAGAGGCCGAAACACTCCATCAACAGGCGATGGAAATTCGTCGTACGGTCCTGGGGGAAAACCATCCCTCCTTCGCGAGCAGCCTCAACAACCTGGCTGTTTTATATGCAAACCAGGGGCGTTACGAAGAGGCCGAAACACTCTATCGACAAGCGATGGAAATTCGTCGTACGGTCCTGGGGGAAAACCATCCCTTCTTCGCGACCAGCCTCAACAATCTGGCTCATTTATATCAAAGCCAGGGGCGTTACGAAGAGGCCGAACCGCTCCATCAACAAGATATGGAAATTAGTCGTACGGTCCTGGGGGAAAACCATCCGGAATTCGCGACCAGCCTCAACAATCTGGCTCATTTATATCAAAGCCAGGGGCGTTACGAAGAGGCCGAAACACTCTATCGACAAGCGATGGAAATTCGTCGTACGGTCCTGGGGGAAAACCATCCGGAATTCGCGACCAGCCTCAACAATCTGGCTGGTTTGTACGTAAACCAAGGGCGTTACGAAGAGGCCGAAACACTCTATCGACAGGCTATCGAAATCTTGAAATCGACAGTTGGACTGGACAATCCGAACACGAAAACTGTTAGGGAAAATTACCAAATTTGTATAGAAGCTAAAGAAGGAAATAATTAA